In Cardinium endosymbiont of Culicoides punctatus, a genomic segment contains:
- a CDS encoding UvrD-helicase domain-containing protein produces the protein MSRLLIYRASAGSGKTHTLVTNYIKWALTHPNAFKHILAVTFTNYATQEIKQRILTYLYSLSIGEQTPLWETLYQAGWTAAKLQQRSKEVLSTIVYQYSDFSVTTIDSFFHKMIQAFTKELGLQKNFVIEMNQTLVLKEAVKELIAQPPDIPSLETWIVHFALAKLLQGKKWNVANDIEGLGKTLFEESFKLHEQALLDSLQQEEILPHFLSEIKTLLHSFEEKMQNIGQTALLRLEQAKLQPEDFAYGAKGVIGYFLNIAHKKKFEPTKRAIIGKINLKTWLTKIKGNTSKDIAHVIETSLHPLLVEAIDLYEQEGSLYKTATAIFRFTYTFGIISALLLILKQYRSKHNILFISDISALLYQVIQKNKIPFLYEKIGSQFHHFLIDEFQDLSLFQWMNIKPLLHNSLSQGYTNLLVGDVKQSIYRWRGSNWKLLNHQVEQEFPDSHIHTLSTNRRSQEMIVLFNNHFFHFASKQLIAHLENEWLSTDHAIDITALRAELTQMKRAYQDVEQQIMAPMSSDYRGYVELLFIKQHPFDTDEKKISWKEYAQQETISLVEQLQQEGIPAKDIVLLVRNNSEAALVTELFSEHHKTVPSTLPYEVASDHARTLSSHTTIKTLIHALYYLNDEQNTISKLACIQAYYSCIDAEKNIWQSNDLYNTIASESEMEGLLPKSFWTLKNFLKNISIYPCIKLLIEIFFKNDSCYNDIIDFFQSIVFDFAYKYKEDDSITSFLTWWEKRGQDIKLPPSTHENLIRVMTIHQSKGLEFNVVIMPFCSWNLDHTPQNSPILWLNTNAQSPFNYFSVLPIRYGSDLKGTYYTKDYHLEEMQIYLDNLNLLYVAFTRARSKLYVISPLPENRESIDTTSDLVYQSCMLLTSIDPSNTTQPPIADIKETPIGIKLCFGKHVY, from the coding sequence ATGTCACGCCTTCTTATTTATCGTGCTTCTGCAGGGTCTGGAAAGACCCATACACTGGTAACCAATTACATAAAATGGGCATTGACCCATCCCAATGCCTTTAAACATATTTTGGCTGTAACTTTTACCAATTATGCCACACAAGAAATAAAACAACGTATTTTAACATACCTATATAGTTTATCTATTGGGGAACAAACACCTTTATGGGAAACGCTATATCAAGCAGGATGGACAGCTGCCAAACTACAACAAAGAAGCAAAGAGGTTCTCTCTACCATTGTATATCAGTACAGCGATTTTTCTGTTACCACTATTGATAGTTTCTTTCACAAAATGATCCAAGCATTTACAAAAGAACTAGGGTTACAGAAAAATTTCGTTATTGAAATGAATCAAACATTGGTTTTGAAAGAGGCTGTCAAAGAGCTTATTGCCCAACCACCTGATATTCCATCATTAGAAACATGGATTGTACATTTTGCATTAGCAAAACTCTTACAAGGAAAAAAATGGAATGTGGCGAATGATATTGAAGGGCTTGGTAAAACACTTTTTGAAGAATCATTTAAACTTCATGAACAAGCATTATTAGACTCCTTACAGCAAGAAGAAATATTACCTCATTTCTTATCAGAAATAAAAACACTTTTGCATTCTTTTGAAGAAAAAATGCAAAATATAGGACAAACTGCCCTATTACGACTTGAACAAGCAAAGCTTCAACCAGAGGATTTTGCTTATGGGGCCAAAGGTGTAATAGGCTATTTTTTAAATATAGCGCATAAGAAAAAATTTGAACCAACGAAACGGGCTATTATAGGCAAAATCAACCTAAAAACTTGGCTCACTAAAATAAAAGGCAATACATCAAAAGATATTGCACATGTAATTGAGACATCATTGCACCCACTACTTGTAGAAGCTATTGACCTGTATGAACAGGAAGGATCATTATATAAAACAGCAACAGCCATATTTCGTTTTACCTATACCTTTGGCATTATAAGTGCTTTACTTTTAATATTAAAACAGTATAGATCTAAACACAATATATTGTTCATATCAGATATTTCAGCTCTACTGTATCAAGTTATTCAGAAAAATAAAATTCCCTTTCTTTATGAAAAAATTGGTAGTCAATTTCATCACTTTCTTATAGATGAGTTCCAAGATCTGTCCCTTTTTCAATGGATGAACATCAAGCCACTATTGCATAATAGTTTATCTCAGGGTTATACCAATCTATTGGTAGGAGATGTAAAACAATCTATTTATCGTTGGCGTGGAAGCAATTGGAAGCTTTTAAACCATCAAGTGGAACAAGAATTTCCAGATAGCCATATCCATACGTTATCTACCAATAGACGCAGTCAGGAAATGATTGTTTTATTTAACAATCATTTCTTCCATTTTGCATCAAAGCAGTTGATTGCTCATTTAGAAAATGAATGGCTATCAACAGACCATGCCATAGATATTACCGCATTAAGAGCTGAATTAACACAGATGAAAAGAGCTTATCAAGATGTTGAGCAACAGATCATGGCTCCTATGTCAAGTGATTATAGAGGATATGTAGAGCTTTTATTTATTAAACAACATCCATTCGATACAGATGAAAAAAAGATCTCTTGGAAGGAATATGCACAGCAAGAGACCATATCCCTAGTAGAACAATTGCAGCAAGAAGGGATCCCAGCGAAAGATATTGTTTTATTAGTAAGGAATAATAGTGAAGCTGCCTTGGTAACAGAGCTATTTAGTGAACATCATAAAACAGTTCCTTCTACTTTGCCATATGAAGTAGCATCAGACCATGCCCGCACACTATCTAGCCATACCACCATAAAGACATTGATTCATGCACTGTATTACCTTAATGATGAACAAAATACCATCAGTAAACTTGCCTGTATTCAGGCTTATTACAGTTGCATAGATGCAGAGAAAAACATTTGGCAGAGCAATGATTTATACAATACAATCGCCTCAGAAAGTGAAATGGAGGGTCTATTGCCAAAGTCTTTTTGGACACTAAAGAACTTTTTAAAAAACATATCCATTTATCCATGTATTAAATTACTTATAGAGATTTTTTTTAAAAATGATAGCTGTTATAATGATATTATAGACTTTTTTCAAAGCATTGTTTTTGATTTTGCTTATAAATATAAAGAAGACGATTCAATCACATCATTTTTAACTTGGTGGGAAAAACGTGGTCAAGATATAAAACTTCCTCCAAGTACGCATGAAAATTTGATCAGAGTCATGACCATTCACCAATCCAAAGGATTGGAATTTAATGTAGTCATTATGCCTTTTTGTAGCTGGAACTTAGATCACACACCACAAAATAGCCCTATTTTATGGCTCAACACCAATGCTCAGAGCCCTTTTAATTATTTTTCTGTATTACCCATACGGTATGGATCCGATTTAAAGGGAACCTACTATACAAAAGATTACCATTTAGAAGAGATGCAGATTTATTTAGATAACTTAAATCTACTTTATGTAGCTTTTACTAGAGCTCGATCAAAGCTTTATGTTATATCTCCACTCCCAGAAAATAGGGAAAGCATAGATACCACTTCTGACTTGGTTTACCAATCTTGTATGTTACTAACAAGTATAGATCCAAGTAACACTACACAACCTCCCATAGCCGATATCAAGGAAACACCCATAGGAATCAAACTGTGCTTTGGGAAACACGTATATTAG